The Phragmites australis chromosome 13, lpPhrAust1.1, whole genome shotgun sequence DNA window GCTCAAAGTCTGAGTTGCAGTGTGCAAAAATCCAGAAACATTTACCCATGTATCTCCACTTTCCAGTTCATCAAGAAAGTTTTCTCAGTTCAGCAAGGCAGATATAATGTTGAGCATCGTGTTAGGGGAAGTTCTTCGTTATGTGAACTTTACATCTCTCATGTTAACATTCAAACTTGACGCGTACAAAAGTCGTAGAAGTGTTTCTGCTCAAATTGACGCCAAAACTGGAGAAGAAAAACATAGCCTAATTGGGTCCCCAACACACGAGGTGCATCACGTTCTCGGCCTTCTGAgccttcctcttcctcaacTTCTCCGCCGTGATCGCCTTCTTCGCCGACACTCCGGCCAGGCCACCGCCGCCACGGGAGACCTGCCCAACCTGCGGCCGGTGAGCCGCTTCTACCATCGACGGCGCACACCGTCAGGCATCGGCCTAGCCGCCGGCTGCCTGGCCCTCACGGCCTGCGCCGCTCGTAACAATATCCTACTCGCGTACCTCAGGCTCATTGATGCTGGTTGCTGAATCTTGCTGCTACCTGAGGTGGATGGTGCGCTGTGGTGGATGGCACGCTATGGTGGTGCGGGTCGCCGGCTGGTGCTGGTGACGACCGGATCTTCACGGCGAGTTATCAGTTCTTTGCGTTGGGCTGGCtcgcgcggcggcggcagcaggtcCCGCACGGCGTCGGCCTGTCGGCCCGGAGGCGCGGTGGCGCTATGGGCGCAGTGGAGGCGCGGTGGTCTGGTGGCGCAGTGCGCGTGTAGGCACGACGGCTCGGTGGTGCTGTGCGCGTGGAGGCGTTGTGGGTGCGCGGTGGCGCGGTAGCGCAGGGGAGGTGCGGTGGCCTGGCGGTGGGGAGGCGCGACGTTCTGGTGCCACAGTGCGCGTGGCGCGGAGGCCGGTAGTACGGCGGAGGCCGGCGGTGGCGATGAGATGGTGTGTTAGCCGGCGATGTTTGCGGAAGCCGGTGGCCTGCATTGGTGCGGTTGGTGCGGCAGCCGACGGTGGTGCGCTCTCGTGTTCGGCGAGTCTTCACATCACCTTTCGATGCTTTGCGTATGTTTCTACGTTTTAGGACCCCGTCTATTAAGTTTGTAGTTTGGTGTGGGAGCAGGACTCCGTAAATCGAGTGGAGTTGTCAGGTTTGGGAGCATAGCTTCGACTGTTGAGTTGTCAGACTGTTCTGATCGAGATGTTAGCTGTTCATAATTACTTGCGAAGTAGAGTTGCTAAGTGTGGATGTTGTTTGAGTGAGGAGGCTGACGATGTGGCTGATCTCTGTGCATTAGAGCTAATAGGATACAGTAGCGTGGCAGCGCTCAGTCATGTATACCGGCAGCCGTTTCGACGTTGGGAGATTGTGCTTGGCGATGTGGTGAATGTTATTAGTGGTTTCGTTTTAGTTGTCGGCGTGTGTTGGAGTACTTTGTTCAACCGACCGAGTAGATAGTTGTTCCCGTTGTATGTTGCTTTGGTTGTCACGGTTATtttgttttctccttttctGATTATAGCTTCACAAAGCTAtacttttgtatttttttctactaTATCAATACAAATGGGAATTGTTTGGTGTcgttcgttaaaaaaaaaatcttgttgcTACCTTGAACAACTTGCTCAGGGCAGACGGTGGACTGGTAGTTATATATGCAAGCGAGAGCGCAGTGGTCTACTGGTTCCAAAACATTACAATTGAGCGGCTCAGCGCGCGGTTTTAGtccataattttctttttcggtgTGCGCAAATATGTGGGAGGCTTTGCAGGTGGTCACGGTTGGAGGATGAGATGGCCACTCCTGCAACCGACCGGATTTTGAGCCACTAGCGGACTGTGCAATTTGCCGCGTGAGAACAAGAATGGAAATGGTGCTTGGTGCATGCACACAACTTGTAGGAGGGAGTAGTAAAGCATGATCAGCCTGTGCGGAAGGAATCTGGTAGGGAAGTTTGGATGAAAACCAGTGACAGACCAAAAACAAAATGGTTAGATGTCATTTTTATTAGCTAGAGGTTCAAGTGTTCTATTTGCTAGATTAGTAGTGTTCTATAGGCTtgatatatatgatatatcattgaaaaatataaaattactCAGTGTCTTGTGCGCCCTCCATCTTTAACGTGGGTCCGCCCATGATGGAAACATGTGATATTGTCTAGCTCCTATTTTATCATTGATGCTTCAAACCAAGTCAAAAAGTttcagcggtcagaccggtagATGTGACGGTTAGACAGCTAAAACGCAGAGTCAAAATATTTCTGGTGGTCAGACGGAGAGCCTAGCTATCAGACCGCTGGAACATGTGAATTCCAGAACATATCTCGAAGGGATATTCTCTTATAATGTGTGAgctcatttgaaaaaaaaaagagttcttTTGGTTGAGAGAGAGCTAGGGTTAGGAGTAGAGAGGAGAAAGAGTTAGGTCcactaaattcaaatattcaagAGTGAAATTTGTAGGGAATTTAGAGCCTCTCCTCTCTTGTTGGCTCTTACCTCTTGTACTTCATCTTTATAATGGATTGTTTACTCGTCGCCACCTATGGTTTTTTTCGGTAAGAGGTTTTCGTATAAATCTTGTTGTCTACTCTCATTTTAGTATTGCTTTTGTCATATGTATTGATTAAGTTATCATCTTGTTTGCTATTGGTGTCATCTCTCAAGTTCATGGTATATGGCTAGTTGTCATATGAGGCATGAATGTGTTCTTTGATATGTTGATGATGGGATCATGGGGATTGATGGTATAGTTGCCTAATTGCTACAAGTGTATGGTTATTGATTCATTGGACAGCTTGTGGTCAATTGGTTTGAAGCATAGGTGATGTTTCATGTTTGTACCTACATGGTGTTCAGTGAAATGCTTGTGACATATTAGTTTGCTAATCGCTTGCGCTTTCACTGCCCCTTTGTACCTACAAATGGTATTAGAGTCGTGTTATATCAAAAACATTTGTTTAGTTGTTGTTTTGCTTTAAAATGTCAAGTTTGGAAGTGAGTAAGTTTAACGGCAATGGTGACTTTCGGTTATGGCAAGTAAAAATACAATCTGTGTTGGTTGATAAGGGTTTAAACAATGCTTTAGAAGAAGGTGATCCAGATTTGGCAACCACTTTCAGAGAtgagatgaagaagatagatAAGAAACTATTAGCAGTGCTCCGTTTGGCTCTTGCAGATAATGTGTTGAGGCAAGTTTGTGAGGAGAAGACTGATGTAGCCCTTTGGAAGAAATTGAAAGCTCTATATTTGGACAAGTCACTCTCAAGTCATTTTTACCTCATGATACGCTTGTTTAGGACGCATATGCAAGAAGGCACTCCTATCAAGCATATATATTGATGAATTCAATAAAATGGTGCTTGACTATCAAATTACGGGCAACTCTATGAACAAGGAACATTTggctatttttttcttgtgttcACTACCAAATTCATATGATGGCATTAGAGACCAAATTCTTTATGGTACAGATTCTATTTCTATAGATGATGCTAATTATATACTTTTGTCAAAGGATTTACTTAAGAAGACTCGTATGGAGGGCCATGGTGAGGATGAGGATCTTGTTGTGTCACATAGGAGGTCCATAGAATGTGGTCATAGTGGTGGTGATTTACTAGCAGTGTTAGAAGGAAATCAAAGAGTCGTTCAAATCACGTTCGGGCAAGAAAGGTATCCGTTGCAACTATTGCAAGGATTTGAGCCATATCAAATGAGATTGTcctgaattgaagaaaaagagGGACAAACAAAATTATGGCAGTAAGGGTGAAGATTCTTCAGCTATTGTGGCAGTTGCAGATGGTGATTCGGTTGAGTCTGGTGAGTTACTTGTTGTCAGTGCAGATGTTTCGTCAATTGGGCATTGTTCTTCTAGTGCATCAGCTAGTTGTGATATGAGTTTCAGTACTAGTTGGGTTCTTGATTCTGTTTGCTCTTATCATATGTGTCAGCACAGAAAGTGATTTGCCACTTATGAGCCTATGAATTGTGGTTCAGTTTCTATGGGCAATAACTCAAAGTGCAGAGTTGTTGGTATTGGCACAGTCAGATTCAAGATGTTTGATGGTATTGTTCGCACACTCACAGATATTTGTCATGTGGTTGTGCTGAAAAGGAATTTGATCTCTTTCAAGGCAATTGATCGGAAAGGCTACAAGTTTGTGACTTGTGTATGATGAAGGCTCTTACTACTTCAGATACAAATGATTTGTATTTCTTGCAGAGTAGTTTGCTTAGTGGGTCAGCTCTAGTGGCTTCTTATTCCCAGATGGATAATGACACTATGACTACATTATGGTATATGAAATTGGGGCACATGTTAGAGCGTGGTATGTTAGAGTTGATATGTCATGGTCTATTGGGCAGTCGAAAGACATATAATTTGCAGTTCTATGAGCATTGCATCTTTGGGAAGCAAACTCATTTGAGGTTCAGCAGGTCTGTTCACACGACTAGGGCCATTCTTTACTATGTGCATACTAATTTGTGGGGTGATACACCGGTTACTTCTATTGGAGGTGGAAAATATTTACTAACCTTCGTGGATGATTTCAGCATGAAGGTTTGGGTCTACATCCTAAAGTCCAGGGATGAGATATTTGTTTGTTTCCATCAATGGAAGGCTATGGTGGAAACACAAATAGAAAGGCAGGTCAAATATCTGAGATCAGACAATGTCACTGAGTTCCGCTCGAGAGAGTTGGAGAAGTATTAGCGGGACGCCGGTATTATTTGACACTACACCACAGTTGGTACTCCACAGCAGAATAGAGTAGCGGAACACATGAATAGGACACTATTGGAGAGAACTCGTTTCATGCTCTCTCAAGCCGGACAACCACAGAGTCTTTAGACAGAGGCAAGTTACACATCATGCTATTTAGTTAAACGCTTGCCTTCGACAGCTGTTGAGTGTAAGACACCAGAGGAGGTGTGGTCTGGCAAGCCACATCAGTATGATCACTTAAGGATATTTGGTTGTCCGACATATGCTCACATTCGTCAGAACAAGTTGGAACCTCGAGCATTAAAGTGTGTCTTCCTTGGTTATGATGATTGAGTTAAGAGGTATCATTTGTGGTGTAAAGATTCTAGACCTCCTAAGATGATAGTCAGCAgagatgtgacctttgatgagaTGGTGATCGTTACTCCAACTTATTGGTAGTTGGAAGAGGCTTCTACTCCAGGTGAAACTTCTACAGGTGGTGGTTCAGAGGCCGAGCGGATAGCATAAAGGGTAACATTTGAGGTGGAGACTCTAGTGATCAAGTCTACTACAATTGACAGTCGGTAACAAGGGCAGCCATTATTGTCAGAGTCTGCAGAGGGTGTTCAGGATTACACAGATGAGGCAGATAATGAGTCAGATGCAACTGATAGTTAGTCAGAGGATAGAATTTTAGGTGGAGCTTTAAAGGCTTTATACTCTCCTACAGCACATCGTATTCAATGATCAACGAGACCACCACAACACTACGGACAGTAGGTCACACTAGTTGCGAGAGAGGCAGACACAGCTGCTTTCGCTTTGACAGTTGCTGCGGATATTGAGCATGATGAGCCTAGCACTTACAGAGAGACAGTTTGTAGTCCTCAGGTAGCTAGTTGGGTCCAGGCTATGACAGAGGAGATGAAATCATTGCACAAGAATCACACTTGGGACTTGGTGTTGTCACCTAAAAGGCGCAAGATTGTTGGTTGTAAATAGGTATTTAAGCTTAAAGATGCTTCTTCAGGAGTTGATGTTCCAAGGTACAAAGCTAGATTGGTAATGAAGGGCTTCAGTCAGAAGGAATAAATTGATTATCATGAGGTATTCTCTCTAGTTGTGAAGCATACTTCGATTCGGGTTTTATTAGCTATTTAATTTGGAATTAGAGcaaatggatgtaaagacaATGTATCTTTATAGTGAGCTTGAGGAGGAGATCTTTATGGCACAACCAAAAGGTTTTGCGGTTGGAGGCAAAGAAAaccacgtttgtttgctaaagAAGTCATTGTATGGTTTGAAGAAGTCTCCAAGGCAATGTTATTATCATTTTGAATCTTATGTTAGTAGCCATGGATTTGAAATAAGTTCATATGATGCTTGTGAGTTTCAGCAGGTACTTAAAGATGGCTCAAGGGTGTATATGTTGtattatgttgatgacatcctTATTGCAGGAAAGAGTCGTTCTGCTATTGATAAACACAAAGGCCATGCTTAAGGGTGAGTTTGGGATAAAGGATTTGGGTGCAATTAGGAGGTTATTGGGTATGGATATTTGTTGTGACTTGTCCCAAGGCTGACTTTGGCTTTCACAGAGTTGGTATATTGAGAAGGTTTTGCATTGTTTTCACATGTCACAGGAGAAACCCGTTTCTAGTCCATTAGCTGTTTATTTCAGGTTGTCAACTTCGTTAGGGCCATTGGATGCAGAGGAGGAAAGGTCGATGTTTAAAGTTCCTTATGCCTATGCAGTTGGCAATTTGATGTATGCTATGGTTTACACACGTCATGATATTGTACATGTAGTTAGTGTTGTGAGATGTTTTATGTCAAAGCCAGATAAAGAATATTAGAAGACAATACAGTGGATCATTCGATATCttagaggcaaaaaaaaaatatggtttgGTGTTTGGTCAAAGGGTAGCAAATCCGGAACAAGTTTGGTTATTTTGATTCAAATTTTGTGACAAGAGGCGCTCCATCACTGGTTATGTATTTCAACTTTGTGGGTCTTTGTGTTAGCTGGAGGGTAATCTTGCAGCACACTATTGCATTATCTGTATGCTATGGTTTACACACGTCATGATATTGTACATGTAGTTAGTGTAGTGAGATATTTTATGTCAAAGTCAGACAAAGAATATTAGAAGACAATACAGTGGATCCTTCGGTATCTTAGAGGCAAAAAAAATATGGTTTGGTGTTTGGTCAAAGGGTAGCAAATTCAGAACAAGTTTGGTTATTTTGATTCAAATTTTGTGACGAGAGGCGCTCCATCACTGGTTATGTATTTCAGCTTTGTGGGTCTTTGTGTTAGCTAGAGGGTAATCTTGCAGCATACTATTGCATTATCCACCATAGAAGCAGAGTTTATGTCTTTGCCTGAGATAGTGAAGGAGGCTATTTTGCTGCATGGTTTTCTTGGTGATTTGGGCATTGAGCAAGTTGATCGTGTTGTCTTTTGTGATAATCAAAGTACGATTCACCTTGCAAAAGATGAAAAGTTTCATGAGAGAACCAAGCATATTGATGTGCACAATTTCTTTATTCACCTTCATGTGaaaagaaagctttgtatgTTAAGAAAATTGACACAAAAGATAACTCGGCTTATAGGTTAACCAAAGTGGTCCTAAAGGCCAAGCTTGTGTATTACTTGGACTTGATTGGTATTCGTGCTTGCCTGAGTTAGCTCTATGTGGAGCATTAGAGGtgatgagtttttttatattaattggGTCACTTAATGATGAAGCATTTGAAGATTGAACTTTTAGCATCAATAAGCTTGATGTGTTGGCTCTATGGTTCAATTATCGCTGAGGTAGAGAATTGTGATATTGTCTAGCTCCAATTTCACCATTGATGCTTCAGATCAGGTCGAAAAGTTTCTGGAATCAGACCGATAGATGTGGTGGTTAGACCGTTGGAACCTACGAACTCCAGAATATAACTTGAAGGGGTATTCTCTTGTAATGTGTGAGCTCATTTGAAAAAGAGAGAGTTCTTTTGGTTGAGAGAGAGCTAGGGTTATGAATAGAGAGGAGAGAGTTAGATCCACCAAGTCGAACCATTCAAGAGTGAAATTTATGGGGGATTTAGAGACTCTCCTCTCTTATTGGCTCCCACCTCTTGTATTTCATCTTTATAATAGATTGCTTGCTTGTTGCCGCTCATGATTTTTCCCCACAGGGGGTTTCCACGTAAATCTTGGTGTCTACTCTCGTTTTGGTATTACTTTTGCCATATGTGTTGATTAAGTTACCATCTTACTTGCTATTGGTGCCACCTCTCAAGTTTATGGTATATGGTTAGTTGTCAAATGAGGCATGAATATGTTCTTTGATATGTTGATGATGGGATCATGGGGATTGATGGTGTAGTGGCCTAATTGCTACAAGTGTATGCTTGTTGATTTATTGGATAGCTTGTGGTAAATTGATTTGAAGCATATGTGATGTTTCATGTTTGTACCTATAAGATGTTTAGTGAAATGCTTGTGACATATTAGTTTGCTAATCGCCTGTGCTTCCGCAGCCCCTTTGCACCCACAGAACGCCTTGATCAGTGTTGTCATATTGGTTGTGCTGGAGTGGAGTGTAGTATTGTCATATTGAACGTGATAGAGTGGAGCGTGATGTGTCCTTGTTTTGCTTCCTTGTGCCACTTGCAGGTTTCAGCACACAAGTAAAACAATATGGTGGGTGCGGTAGATGGGGACTTTTCTTATCAAAATTCGGTCTCGTGAACGAATGGATGTAACTGGAGAGCTAGAATAGTACAACGCGGCAAGCAATGAAAGCATCAGTGAAAGTTGAAAGCTCGCAGAATTCTCTACATTAGAAATCACGCTGCTCACGGTCAACGAAGAATCGACAGAGAGGTTAGGTTTTCGGGATTAGGTGGTTTGCCTTGATGCCGGTCTTAGGGGGGGTCCTTGGAGGCCGGTTGGACTGCCGGAGTAGGTGGGTGACCGGCGGAGCGGCATGGGTGGTGGATGATAATTAATAGGCGGTGTCGGCGATGGGTTGTGTGAAAATAGATTGGTTAGCGTGACCATATGGACGGTAGGATCAAGGTGCACCGGCTGGGGGCTGTCAATTGAAAGAAATTGAAAAACAGTTATTTGAAATATAGCAACTACCACTCTTCTCCGTATTGGCCAATTAGAACGGATCGTATAAAGGTCAGGTACTTACGCGACGCTACATGAGACAGGAATAACCTTTTGAGTTCCTTCCGGATGCAAATATGCCAAGGCAAAAACGTAGAGGCGGGGACAAATTTGTGCAAAACCAAGCTCTTGCTCAATGGAGTATGCCATGTTCATCAACTTTCTGGCGCACACATGCTCATCTATACATGTTGGATGATTCATCCGCCCACACAAACTGGTCGTAAAACAAACTAGTAATTttccccgcaaaaaaaaaaaaactggtaaTTTTATGCTAGCACCTAATCTAAGTGATCCTCAGCTCGCTAGTTGTTGGGCCCCCAGTTGCTGAGGTACATGACTGTccggagctcctcctcctgctgcttcgCCTTCCTCCTCGCGGCGGAAGGCAGCGCATGCGCGTCACTCCTACCGCAGCTGGAGCCGTTCCCCGCGGCCGCGCCTCGGACGCGCTGCTGGGCGGACCTGAACGCGTAGTTCCAGTGGCACATGCCGGCCTGGTCCTTGAGCGCCTCCACCGTGCCCATGCCCATCGCCGCCTTCGCCttcccgccgccgctcgccatgCCCACTCGTGACGATGACTCGGTGCTGATCGACTGCCTTGTTCGGTTTTCTTTGGATAATGGAAGTACCTTGCTTGGTGATGTGTTAGGCTGTTAGCTCACAAAATGGCGTCGTCTACTCGTCCAGCTGGTGGTTTTATAGCGACGAGTTGGGTTGCAAGTTTGCCGGGGCCGGgagtgtgccgtcgctgccgaGCCCGTCCGAACGCGCGCGTGGTTTTGGGCTCGCTCGCGCGTGGAAATCAGTGGGGGGCTCCCGAAAACCGGGTTCCGGTGGCGCGGCTGAGGTTGGGCGCGGACGCCGAGGTCTAACTGCCTCTCCGGCTGCTAGAAAATGCGGCGCGCTGCCTGTGCTGTCACTTATCAATGTGCTGCCAAGCTGCCCAGCCACTTTGCTGTGTGTTCGGCCTGCACTTTTTCCAGCCGTGTCCAACTCAGGCACCCAGGCCTTGAGCGTGTGCCGATGTTTCGTCGCGGTCATGTGTACGGCAGACAAGATCCCCAGACTGATAAAGCAAACGATCAAATGCCAGGCCTAACGAACTGGTGCTTACTGATACACGGTATCTCTAGTTTTCTGTGCGCTACCCACACACACAAGCACTTCATCTTTGTTAAAAAAACCGTTATTGCTGTTTTTTCCTCTATACAGCTGCACTTATATTTCAAGAATAAAGTGAAGTAGGCTTGTGGACCCCTATGCACTTTCCTCTATACAGGTGCACTTATATTTCAAGAATAAAGTGAAGTAGGCTTGTGGACCCCTATGCACTGTCCTGTAGATGAAACCAGGGGCTACGGAGCATTGTTTCCATGGCAAGCATTACCATGGTCTGTGTACTCCAGAAACGTTTGCTGATGCAACGTATGAGACAAAACCCCCACTGGAAGAAATCTGTGCTGTGGCCTATGACTCGCAGTCACAGCCGTCCCTGGCAGTGGCAGTTACATGATTCATACATTTCGTACGGAAATATCAAATTTAATTACATATTGCAGTGTTCGACTGTTCGGTGGGTGGATCCTAAATATACAGCACGCATCAGTGCTTAGTGACAGCTCTTTTTAGCTTTTAGCTTTTAGTGATTATCCTTAGCCTTTCATGATCCACCCGTTGTCGGATACTAGTCTTGTTTTCTTTGAATGGAATACAAGCTCTGCCTCCCATGATCCTCTGCCTAACTGGACCATGGCCTCTTGTGAAATTAGATAGGGACTGCCAATAGAAGGCCCGGTTTCTCGGGATACCGGGGGCTCTCCCACTGGTTGTTTACGCAGCGCCTCGCTTTCGTCCTGGACCAGTGGCGCGGGCGCCCATACAGGCCGTCGTCTTGTTAATTCGTGGGGAGAACAGAGCGGCTTATCTGCTGCAGGACCCGGCAAGGACGCGTGCCACTGCAACTGCAGCACCGGATGCCACGCAGCACCGTTGCAATgaatcaccggaacggaggttCTCAACACTGTCGGCTTACAGTCCTGAGCTCTGCCGCGCATGATCGGCGCTTGCAGGCCGCGTCACACTCTACACGCAGGCCACTGCTCAGACGTGCAGCTTACCCCTGCCTTCCAGCTCCAGTTCCAGCTCCAGCTCGAGAGACTGATTCCGTCATTGCATGGACTAGAGTAGATAAATTTAGTTGATTAGTTTGGCTTTTTCTTCTTCGAATCAAGTTTAGTTTACTCTATCAAATATTGACTACACTAACTTTTTCAATCAGGAAACAAACTAGCTAAGCTAGCTTGAGTTTGGAGTTACTCTCTCTATTTCGTAATGTTTATCTACGTCAATTATTGTGTACAAaccaaaaaatactaaaattgaATGAAAATACACTGAGATGACCATACTACCTCTAATCAATACAAGGATAAGAGCAAGAACTCACCAACGTTGAGTAAATATATGCTTTATGCACTCAAGTGCATAGCGAAAAAATAGATCATAAAGCATCCTTGGTTACCGCAATAGATAAATAATTTGAGACAAATACTCTCGAGATTATGAATAAATATTACGAAACGGAGGGAGCATGGTTCTTCTGCCGCATGCTGTTTAGTAAAGTATAAACCGCCAAACTGAAATGAGGACTGTGCTGTCACTTTCCTTCACCATATGATAAGTCCACTCTTTCCCTAAAACATGGAGATCATGGTTAATTTTCTTTTGATGGGAGATCATGGCTAATTAATGTGGCCTAGCCAAAGAGTACAAGGCTGATACAGAGAGTCCCGAAATTAAACTCATAACTTTGTTAGTTAGTTCTTGATGAACCATCAGCATGAGTTTGTGATGTAAGAATTTTTTTCGTATCATTTTTTCCGAGAGCTAATTTGTTGTTGTCATCAACAAGCAGAGTTAAAACTTCAGATTACCATATCCTATTTACCATGAACGCTTGTTCTGCTTCAGCATATCAAAGTATCTAACCACACGAGACTCTTGTTATGAGCTCAGAGCTCTGATTTCCAGGCAAGTTAGCAAGTACAAATGTACAAATGCAGAGGCATTCATATACTCGAGTGACGGAAATTTTCATCATCATCGTATATTACAATCAGGAGGCAAACGGCCAAGTCTCAAGCCAAGCTCGGTTGCTGAAAACCGAAACAGAGACGGCTGAAGCTCTAGTTATTAGGCCCCCAGCAGCTGAGGTACATGACCGTCCTCATCCCCTCCTCGACCTTGTCCGCTTGCCTCTTCTCCGCCGCCGGGGTCAGCTTCTTGGCCTGTGAGAAGCTATGCACGTTGGCCTTGGCGCTCCGGTGGATGGAGCGTAGCGCGTAGTTCCAGCGGCAAAGCCCGGCCTGGTCTTTGAGGGCCTCCACCGCGTCCACGCTCATCGCCACCATCCACGGTGCCGTGAatagtggctcccgagcactcggttcctcgaggatcaAGAGATGgcgttttcgggagagagtgctcgaggaagtgaacagtgacccccgagcactcggttccccgacggtccaagaagtccttcgtcggtggcccccacaggggtccagcggtgaggtgt harbors:
- the LOC133888937 gene encoding uncharacterized protein LOC133888937, which produces MASGGGKAKAAMGMGTVEALKDQAGMCHWNYAFRSAQQRVRGAAAGNGSSCGRSDAHALPSAARRKAKQQEEELRTVMYLSNWGPNN